The Polyangium aurulentum genomic interval GCCAATCGCGGCTCCATCGACGAGGCCGACGACGCCGTCGCCATCGTCGCCTTCTACGGCGAGCACAAGCAGGCCCTCGCAGGCAAACACCCCTTCGACGACGCCTATCTCCAGAAGCTCGCCGATGACGGCAACTGGCTCGTCGCGCAGCTCACGCCCGTGAACGCCAAGCCTGCCAAGTCCGGCAAGAGCCCCGATGCCCTCGTGCGCGATAGGCTCTGGACCGAGCTCAATCGACGTTACGACGAGCTGTACAAGGCCGGCGTCGTGATCTGGGGACGGCGCAAGGTCGACGAGCACGTCCCGTCGCTCTTTGCGCGGCAGGTCGCGCAGCCAAGCACGCCAGAGCAGCCTTCCGTGGCTTGATCCCGGAGCCGCTGGAAAGCGCTGCCCGGGTGGGGTAACGTCACGGCCGAGCCGGGCATAGCACCATGACACGCCGTCGCAGAACCATCCTCGCCGTCGCCGTCACCGCTGCCGCCCTCGTCACCGTGGGCCTCGGGGCGTACGGGGGCGACGATCCGGAGGAGAATCCTTGCGAGACCGACCTCGCGCGGGTGTTCGAGCTAGCCGCCCTGGAGTCCGAGAGGCTGCCTGAAGAGTACAGGGAAGCGGCGACGGCCGGCGGGATCATGAGCTACTGCCCAGAACAAGTCTCTTGCACGGAGCTTGATCCCATCTGGTGCGCCCCGTGCGAGGACATGCATGGCGCGCTCTTCTGGCGCAACCTCGACGTTGCCAGCACGCGCTGCAACGCAAAGCTTGGTTGGGATTACAGCAAGGTGGACAAGGTCGCCTATGAGGCCTGCTTCGTCGAAAAGACCGAGCAGCAGTGCCCAGCGCTCGAGGGCACGGACTGGCATGATCGGTTGGAGGCTGTGACTCCAAAGCAGCCCATAAGAGTCCCGTACGAGCGCCTCTACCCATGACGAGAAGCGGGACTCCGCCTCAGATCCCGCCTTGACCGCCCTCCCCGGGCTCTTCGCCGCGCCCGCCCGCGCCGCCTGCACCGCCCTCGCCCTGGAAGTAGTAGTCTCCGGTCCCGGCACCGACACCTACCGTGACCAGGGTCCCGCCCGTCGGGCCGCTCACGTCCGGGCCAGACCCATCGGGCATGCCCGCTGCGTCCAGGCAGAGTGCTGCTGGCGAAACTTCGACCTCGCAGTGCCTCTCGTCCGTCCCCTGCTGCCTCTTCACGGCATCCACGCAGATTCGACTGTTCAGAGAGTCGCTGCGGCGATCGACGATGACCGGATCTTCCAGCTCTTTCAAAGCACTCCTGTGGGTGGTCCCTCCATACTGGCAAATCAAGACGGCATTACACTTGACGGCGGGCCCCTCCCTCACCTCGTTTCGGATCCTCTCTGACGCCATCTTCCGATTTTTGCAGTCGTCTCTGGTGCACCCCGACGCAAGCACGAACATCCCCGCGAACAAAAGCCCGGCAACCAGCGCCCTCATGCCCGCCCTCCGCGCTCACCGCCGTATCAGAGCGCTATCAGAAGGGCCAAATTCACACTTTCGCTGGCGGCGGCCTCGACGTCACCTCCAACGGCGGAGGCTTATCCAATAACGGCGGCCCGCTCACCGGCAGCCACAGCTCGAATACTGCGCCGCCCTTGGTCGCCTCGCGATAGCTGATCTCCCCGCCGTGCTCGAATACGATCCGCTGCACGATCGCCAATCCGAGCCCCGTGCCCTTTTCTTTCGACGTCGCGTAGGGCTCGAACAGCCTCGGCCGCATCTCCTCCGACACACCGGGACCATTGTCGCGCACCACCACGCGCACCTTGTCTTCCGACAGCGGCGCGATCGTCACCAGCACGCGCGGATCCGGGCGCACCGCGCTCGCCGCGTCGAGGCCGTTCTGGATCAGGTTCGTCAGCACCTGCACCATCTGATCACGGTCGGCCATCACCTTCGGGATCGGCTCCGAGACCAGCTCCACGCGCCTCGTCCCCGTCCGCTCGGCCGTGTCCGGCGCAGAGGCGTGCAGCGTCACCACGCCCTTGGCCACCGCGACGAGATCGATCGGCTCGGGGTTCGGCGGCGGCAGGCGCGAGAAGCGCGTGAACTCGGTGACGATGTTCGCGATGCGGTGAACCTCCTGCAGCACCGTCGTCGTCGCCTCCTCGAAGTACTCGTCGAAGGCCGGATCCTCGCGCGCACGCAGGCGCCGGAGCGTCTCGACGGCGGCTCGGATGGGCGCGAGAGGATTTTTGATCTCGTGCGCGATCTGCCGCGCCACCTCGCGCCGCGCGTTCAGCCGCTCGGTCGCGGCGAGGCGCTTCCGGATGGCCGCGAGCTCGGCGATCGTGCGGTTGAACGCGCCAGCGAGATCCTTCAGCTCGCGGCTCCCCTTGCCCTGGATGGTGCGTGGCTCCCCTGCCACGACCTCGCGCGTCTCCCGCGCGAGTGCGACGATCGGCCGCGAGAGGCTCCGCGCCAGCATCGACGCGATCAAGAGACCGAGCGCGAGCGCAGCCAGCCCGCCCACGAGCATCGCGCCGTCGAGCTTGCCGAGCGCCTCCCAGAGCCTGTCGCGGCGCACGGCAGCGACCACGCGCAGCTCGGGCACCTCCGCGATCTCGAGCGTGTGCACCACCGCCTCGGCCTTGGGCACGGGCGGATGCGCGGGATCGTAGACGCGCAGATCCACGCCGTGCGCCTTGCCGATCCGGTCGAGGATCTTGCCGATGCGCCGCGCTCCCACGAGGCCCACGACCACGCCGCCGCTCGCGCGCGCACAGTGCACCTCGAGCGAAGCCTCGCCGCCGCCCGGATCGCTGCGCAGATGCGGCGCCTTGCCCGCAGGAGACGCGATCATCTGCGCGAGCCGCGCGTCGCGCGTCCCGATGCGCGCGACGTCCGAAGCCCCGAGGATCAAGCCCTTGTCCGTGACCAGCACCAGGTCGTCCAGCCCGAGCGCGCGAGCCTGATCCGGCACGAAGGCGCGCATCGTGATGCGGCTGCCCGGGTCGATGGCCTCGGCGTCGCCGCGCGCCCGCTCGAGCGCGAGGTGCGCCTTGTCGACGAACGTGTCGTGCGCGCAGAGCGGCACGAGCAGCCCCCGCAACGCCTCCGCCTCGCGACCCAGCTCGAGCCGCACCCCGCTCGCCGCCGCCTCGATGCGGTCCTCGAAGTCGGCCTCGATGACCTGCCGCGACGCGTCTCGCAGCGAAAAACCCACGATCGCCGCAGCAAGGATGGCGACGAGGCCGAAGGCGAGCAGGAGCCGGGCAGCGAGCGTCACGGTGGGAATCCGAGAGGTTGCTTACGACTACACGGATCGGGAGTTCTGCGCCAAGACCTTCGCTTCCTCCCCAACCTACAGCCGAGCCGCGTTCGATGACCAGCGGCCCCCCCACGCGAGGGCGTCCTTTTCGGGTTCCTACCGCTTGTCGTTCGTGACGATCGCGCGGGAAATGATCCCTCTCCTTGCACCGGAGCCCCCGCCCCTCTTAACCTCCCCCCACGCTAGGTCTAGCGCGACGCGCCCCGCTCTCGGCCCCTCGCCGGAGCGTACGAGGGGCGGTCACGCGCCCACCCGCAAGCCGCACCATGAACTCTAGGCAGCTCGGCCCCCCTGTCGTCGTCCTCGTCGTCGCCGTCCTCTTCGGCATGACCTCCAAGTCCCTGCTGAGGGATTACACCTCCGAGCTTTTCTATCTGATCGGCCTCGGCGCAGCGATCGCCCTCTTCGCCGCAGCCGCAGCCGAAAAGCCCGGCGTGCGCCTCGGCGCGGTGGTCGATGCCTTGAAGCTCGCCGCCCGCGGAAAGAAGCCGCCCGTCCCCGAGAACGCGAGCGGCGAGATCGCGGAGGTCTTCGAGGAGATCGGCCGCCTCGCCCGCGGTCACGCCGAGCTGCGCGACGAGGTCGCCAAGCTCGAAGCAGGCGCCGTCTCGAGCGGCCTCAGCGCCGACGACGTGATCGACGCCCTGCAGCGCGCGTCGACCGGCGAGCGCGTGCGAGCCCCCGCCGGCACCAAGCCCGAGATGGCCCGCATCTACGCCGAGCTGTCGATGGTCAGCGAGGCCATCCGCGACGCAAGCCGCGACCACGAGCGCCGCGCGATGCTCGCCGAGGAGCGCGCCGCGTCCCTCGAGCAGCGCGCCAAGGACGCCGAGCAGCGCGTGACCACGTTCGAGCAGCGCCTCATGGCCGCCGAGCAGCGCGCCCAGACCGCGGAGCAGAACGCGACCACGGCCGAGCAGCGCGTGCAGACCGCGGAGCAGCGCGAGAACCAGCGCAAGAACGAGCTGACCGACATGCTCGCGATGCTCGAGGCCGACGTGGTCGAGGCCGTGCACCGCGTCGCCGAGGGCGAGCGCGTGCGTCCCCCCGCCGGCGCCAAGCCCGAGGTGGCCCGCATCTACATGGAGCTCGCCGCGATCGGCGAGCGCCTGAACGACGCGCAGAAGCGCGACAACCAGCGCCGCATCGAGCTTGCCGAGGCGATGTCGCTCCTCGAGAGCGAGCTGGTCGACGCCGTGCAGCGCGCCTCCGAAGGCGAGCGCGTGCGCGCCCCCGCCGGCGCCAAGCCCGAGGTGGCCCGCATCTACATGGAGCTGAGCGCCCTCGCCGAGCGCATGAGCGCCTCCGAGAACCGCGAGCGCCAGCGCAGGAGCGAGCTGGCCGAGTCGCTCGGGATCGTCGACGAGTACCTCCCCAGGCTCGGCGACGTGCTCGGCACGGTGCTCGGATCGGCGGAGCAGGCCATCGCGCACGCGCGCGAGATCAACGGCTCGCTCAGCGGCTTCTCGCAGACCATCGAGATGCTCGCCACGAGCGCGGAGGAGTCGTCCTCGAGCATCCTCGAGATGACCGCCACGAGCGACGAGGTCGCCGAGAACGTCGGCGAGCTGGCCGCGAGCGTGCGCGAGACGGTCTCCTCGATCGAGGAGATGGCCTACTCGATCCGCGAGGTCGCCAAGAACGTCGACGGCCTGTCGCTGACCGCCGAGGAGACCAGCTCCTCGATGAACCAGATGGACGTGTCGATCGATCAGGTGCAGTCGAACGCCAACGAGACCGCGCGCCTGTCCGAGGAGGTCGCCATGGACGCCGAGAAGGGCGCCGAGGCCATCCTCAAGACGATCAGCGAGATCTACCGCATCAAGGAGTCGAGCCAGGAGGCCGTGAGCGTCATCTCGAACCTCGGCTTCCGCATCGAGGCGATCGGGCAGATCCTCGCCGTCATCGACGACGTCGCCGAGCAGACCAACCTGCTCGCGCTGAACGCCGCCATCCTCTCGGCCCAGGCCGGCGAGCATGGCAAGGGCTTCGCGGTCGTCGCGGACGAGATCAAGGAGCTCGCCGATCGCGCAGGCGGCAGCACCAAGGAGATCGCCGACCTCATCAAGACGATCCAGGCCGAGTCGAAGAACGCGATCGCCGCCGTCGAGCGCGGCGCGCACAACGTCGACCGCGGCGTCGAGGTCTCCAACGAGGCCGAGCGCGCGCTGAAGAAGATCCTCGACAGCTCGCAGAAGTCGACGAACATGGTCCGCGCGATCGCGCGCGCCACCGTCGAGCAGGCCAAGGGCTCGAAGCAGGTCACCGACGCGATCGGCCGCATCGCCGAGACCGTGCAGCAGATCGCGGCCGCCACGGCCGAGCAGGCGCGCGGCTCGGAGCTCATCATGAAGAGCGCCGAGAAGATGCGCACCATCACGCAGCACGTCGAGCGATCGAGCCAGGAGCAGGCGCGCGGCGGACGCCAGATGACGAGCGCCATCGAGCAGATCTCCGCGATCGTCAACAACCTCAACGCCTCGCAGCGCAGCCAGATCCGCGGCGGCGAGCAGCTCCTCGAGGCCGCCAAGAAGATCGAAGAGGCGGCCCGCGCGCAGGAGCAGACCATGCGCCAGCTCGGCACCGCCGTCGAGCGGCTGCGTCGGAGCGTCTCGGCGTAGCGCGCGCGCGGCGGCACTCGAGCCCGCCGCGCCGCGACTGCATTCCCTCCATGGCCATCACCATCACCGTCAGATCCGGCGAAGCGCGCGTGGCCGGCGCGGGCGAGACCCAAGCCGAAGACCTCTCCCTCACCTTCGACCTCCCACGCCTCGTCATCGGCCGCGGCGAGGGCTGCGACCTCAGGCTGCCGGATCCGAGCGTGAGCCACCGCCACGCGTCGATCCGGCAGCGCGGCAGCGAGTACGTCGTCGTCGACGAGGGCAGCACCAACGGCACGGCCCTCGACAAGGTGGTCCTCGCCCCGCAATCGCCCCGCGTCATCCGCTCCGGCGAGATGGTGCGCCTCGGCCGCGTGTGGCTCGAGATCCGCATCGACCCGCTCGCCGTCGCGCGCGCGAACCCCGCCGCCGCCAAGGCGCTCGCGCTCGAGCTGGTCTCGCGCGGGCTCGAAGCGCAGGGCGAGGAGGCTTGCCCCAAGATCGTCGTCGTCGACGGCCCCGACGCAGGCAAGGAGCTGTCGCTCAGGGACCCGAGCAAACGTTACGTGCTCGGACGATCGCGCGAGACCGACCTGCCCCTCGACGACCCCGACGCCTCGCGCAGGCACGTGGAGATCGGCCGGAAGGGCGACCACCTGCTCGTGCGCGATCTCGGCTCGAAGGCGGGATCGACGCTCGAGGACGCGATCCTCGGACAGAGCGACGTGCCTTGGCGCGTGGGGCAGACGCTGACCGCAGGCGGCAACGTGCTCGCGTTCGAGTACCCCGCGACCGTCGCGCTCGCCGAGCTCGAGCGGAGCCCGGACGAACCCTTGCGCCCCGGCGAGGCGCCCCCGCCGCCCGGCAAGGACGAGCCGGAAGAGCCCACGCCCGAAGCCACGCCAGAGCCGCCGTCCGCCACGCCAGAGCCCACGCCGCTCGGACGCGCGGGTGCCACGACGCCCGCCGCCGAGGGTAGCTGGAGCCTCACCGACGGCATGGTGCTGCTGTTTGCGCTCGGCGTGCTCGCGCTGAGCATCGTCGGCTTCTTCTGGCTCTTCCGACGCTGAGCCTCCGGCTCGCCTACCGCTTCCCTCGCTTCTTCTTGTCGAGCGTCTTCTTCGTCGAGCGCACCGTCTTCTTCGTCGACTTGCGCGCGGGCGCGGCCGCGGTCGTCGCGCGCTGCTTCTTCGTGCGACGCGGCGGGCGGCCGCCGTCTTCGGGCGCGGCGCTGAGCATGCCGTCCATGCCCTCGCCGTCCATCTCGTCGTCGTCGGCGGCCGAGATCACGCGGCGCCCGTAGATCTGACGCCTGAGCACGGCCACGTCGTCGATCTGCACGGCCATCGTGTCGCCGAGCGCGATGCGCTCGCCGTTGCGGACGCCGATCACGGCGAGCCCGGACTCGTCGAGCTCGTACAGATCCCTGCCGAGCGCGTCGAGGCGCACGAGCACGTCGACGAAGGGCTGGTCGATCGCGACGAAGAGCCCCGTGCCCACGATGCCCGTGACCGTGCCCTGGAAGGTCGCGCCGATGTGCGAGCGCATGTAGAGCGCGCGGTAGAGGTCGACGACCTCGCGCTCGACGTCCATGCCCCGCCGCTCGCAGTCGGAGGCGGTGGTGGCGGCCGTGCGCAGGCGCTCCTCGGCGTCGGTGCTCTCGTCGCGCTTCTCGTGGCGCAGCATGGCCTTGACCGCGCGGTGCACGACGAGATCCGGGTAGCGCCGGATCGGCGAGGTGAAGTGCAGGTACGCGGCCGAGGCGAGGCCGAAGTGGCCCACGTTCGCGATGTCGTACGCGGCCTGCTTCATCGCGCGGAGCAGGAGCATGTGCATCACGTGCTTCTGCGGGTGATTCGCGAGCCGCTTCAAGAACTGCGACAGCTTCTTCGGATCCGCCGCGTCCTCGGCGTCGAACGTGATGCCGAGCTCGTCGCACATGTTGACGAAGCGCTCGAGCTTCATCTGATCGGGCGCCGCGTGGCAGCGGAAGATGGTCGGCAGGTTGCGGCTCGTGAGCTGCTGCGCGACCGTCTCGTTGGCGAGCAGCATCAGCTCCTCGATGAGCTGATACGCCTTCTTCACGCCCGGATCGTGCGCGCGCTTGACCACGTCGAGGGGCGCGCCCGTCTCGGTGTCGAGCACGACCTTGGCCTCGGGCAGATCGAAGTCGAGCGCCCCGCGCCGCATGCGCCGCGCCCGGAGCAGGCGCGAAAGATCCCACATCACCTGGAGATCCTCGCGCATCTCCTCGGCCTCCTCGGAGAGCACGGCGTTCTTCGACAGACCGAGGGCCCGCGCCACGCCCGGGTACGTGAGCTTCGCGCGCGAGCGCATGAAGCCCTCGATGATCCGCGAAGAGCGCACCTGCGCCGACGGATCGAGCTCGATCTCGACGCACAGGCAAAGCCGGATCACGTGCGGCAAGAGCGAGCACAGGTTCGAGGACAGCGCCCGCGGCAACATCGGGATCGCGCGGTCGGGCAGGTAG includes:
- a CDS encoding ATP-binding protein, encoding MTLAARLLLAFGLVAILAAAIVGFSLRDASRQVIEADFEDRIEAAASGVRLELGREAEALRGLLVPLCAHDTFVDKAHLALERARGDAEAIDPGSRITMRAFVPDQARALGLDDLVLVTDKGLILGASDVARIGTRDARLAQMIASPAGKAPHLRSDPGGGEASLEVHCARASGGVVVGLVGARRIGKILDRIGKAHGVDLRVYDPAHPPVPKAEAVVHTLEIAEVPELRVVAAVRRDRLWEALGKLDGAMLVGGLAALALGLLIASMLARSLSRPIVALARETREVVAGEPRTIQGKGSRELKDLAGAFNRTIAELAAIRKRLAATERLNARREVARQIAHEIKNPLAPIRAAVETLRRLRAREDPAFDEYFEEATTTVLQEVHRIANIVTEFTRFSRLPPPNPEPIDLVAVAKGVVTLHASAPDTAERTGTRRVELVSEPIPKVMADRDQMVQVLTNLIQNGLDAASAVRPDPRVLVTIAPLSEDKVRVVVRDNGPGVSEEMRPRLFEPYATSKEKGTGLGLAIVQRIVFEHGGEISYREATKGGAVFELWLPVSGPPLLDKPPPLEVTSRPPPAKV
- a CDS encoding methyl-accepting chemotaxis protein produces the protein MNSRQLGPPVVVLVVAVLFGMTSKSLLRDYTSELFYLIGLGAAIALFAAAAAEKPGVRLGAVVDALKLAARGKKPPVPENASGEIAEVFEEIGRLARGHAELRDEVAKLEAGAVSSGLSADDVIDALQRASTGERVRAPAGTKPEMARIYAELSMVSEAIRDASRDHERRAMLAEERAASLEQRAKDAEQRVTTFEQRLMAAEQRAQTAEQNATTAEQRVQTAEQRENQRKNELTDMLAMLEADVVEAVHRVAEGERVRPPAGAKPEVARIYMELAAIGERLNDAQKRDNQRRIELAEAMSLLESELVDAVQRASEGERVRAPAGAKPEVARIYMELSALAERMSASENRERQRRSELAESLGIVDEYLPRLGDVLGTVLGSAEQAIAHAREINGSLSGFSQTIEMLATSAEESSSSILEMTATSDEVAENVGELAASVRETVSSIEEMAYSIREVAKNVDGLSLTAEETSSSMNQMDVSIDQVQSNANETARLSEEVAMDAEKGAEAILKTISEIYRIKESSQEAVSVISNLGFRIEAIGQILAVIDDVAEQTNLLALNAAILSAQAGEHGKGFAVVADEIKELADRAGGSTKEIADLIKTIQAESKNAIAAVERGAHNVDRGVEVSNEAERALKKILDSSQKSTNMVRAIARATVEQAKGSKQVTDAIGRIAETVQQIAAATAEQARGSELIMKSAEKMRTITQHVERSSQEQARGGRQMTSAIEQISAIVNNLNASQRSQIRGGEQLLEAAKKIEEAARAQEQTMRQLGTAVERLRRSVSA
- a CDS encoding FHA domain-containing protein, producing the protein MAITITVRSGEARVAGAGETQAEDLSLTFDLPRLVIGRGEGCDLRLPDPSVSHRHASIRQRGSEYVVVDEGSTNGTALDKVVLAPQSPRVIRSGEMVRLGRVWLEIRIDPLAVARANPAAAKALALELVSRGLEAQGEEACPKIVVVDGPDAGKELSLRDPSKRYVLGRSRETDLPLDDPDASRRHVEIGRKGDHLLVRDLGSKAGSTLEDAILGQSDVPWRVGQTLTAGGNVLAFEYPATVALAELERSPDEPLRPGEAPPPPGKDEPEEPTPEATPEPPSATPEPTPLGRAGATTPAAEGSWSLTDGMVLLFALGVLALSIVGFFWLFRR
- the rnr gene encoding ribonuclease R — translated: MSTSVHRRDAVVDLLAAQARPLHIHEIATRLGLEEGAYEGLRRVLDDLTWDNSIIALPGQRFRLAREQIERRGVEYEGILSFHPRGFGFVSAAGQPDDAFIPPEAMGGALHGDTVLVRIVTKGRKGAEGQVVRVVKRRKARVAGVVRKRGRSLWLEPDDTRVRGPIVLRHESRMRIEDGEAAVATITRFPDSPDENPEGVLEAVLGVPGDPNVEVEKILVRESIEEAHPPAAVEQAEAYGEEVTPEALVGREDLTHLPLPTIDPEDARDHDDAVWAVREPDGSYRVWIAIADVSHYVRPGTALDDAAMGRGNSIYLPDRAIPMLPRALSSNLCSLLPHVIRLCLCVEIELDPSAQVRSSRIIEGFMRSRAKLTYPGVARALGLSKNAVLSEEAEEMREDLQVMWDLSRLLRARRMRRGALDFDLPEAKVVLDTETGAPLDVVKRAHDPGVKKAYQLIEELMLLANETVAQQLTSRNLPTIFRCHAAPDQMKLERFVNMCDELGITFDAEDAADPKKLSQFLKRLANHPQKHVMHMLLLRAMKQAAYDIANVGHFGLASAAYLHFTSPIRRYPDLVVHRAVKAMLRHEKRDESTDAEERLRTAATTASDCERRGMDVEREVVDLYRALYMRSHIGATFQGTVTGIVGTGLFVAIDQPFVDVLVRLDALGRDLYELDESGLAVIGVRNGERIALGDTMAVQIDDVAVLRRQIYGRRVISAADDDEMDGEGMDGMLSAAPEDGGRPPRRTKKQRATTAAAPARKSTKKTVRSTKKTLDKKKRGKR